A genomic window from Halomonas sp. LR3S48 includes:
- the hmgA gene encoding homogentisate 1,2-dioxygenase has product MTTKLDYQSGFRNHFASEALPGALPVGQNSPQKCAYGLYAEQLTGSAFTAPRHENLRSWLYRIRPSVVQSAYTPLDNRRVATSPLARPAADPNQMRWDPLPIPAEPTDFIDGLLTIAVNGDAGTQAGCGVHVYAFNRDMTERFFYDADGELLLVPQQGTLRLRTELGELEVKGGEIAVIPRGMKFQVRLAPGSDAARGYICENYGSPLELPGLGPIGANGLANPRDFESPVAAFEDVEGDFELVAKFSGRFWVTQLGHSPLDVVAWHGNYAPYKYDLARFNTINTVSFDHPDPSIFTVLTSASDTPGMANIDFVIFPPRWMVAENTFRPPYFHRNLMSEFMGLIHGEYDAKAEGFLPGGASLHNCMSPHGPDADTFEKASNAELTPQRLDATLAFMFESRYVYHPTEAALNADIRQRDYVDVWSTLRSHFDPQQP; this is encoded by the coding sequence ATGACGACCAAACTCGACTACCAGAGCGGTTTTCGCAACCACTTCGCCAGCGAGGCGCTGCCCGGCGCGCTGCCGGTAGGGCAGAACTCGCCCCAGAAATGCGCCTACGGCCTCTATGCCGAGCAGCTCACCGGCTCGGCCTTCACCGCGCCGCGCCACGAGAACCTGCGTAGCTGGCTCTACCGCATCCGTCCCTCGGTGGTACAGAGCGCGTACACACCGCTCGATAACCGTCGGGTGGCGACGTCTCCGCTGGCCAGACCCGCCGCCGATCCCAACCAGATGCGCTGGGACCCGCTGCCGATTCCCGCCGAGCCCACCGACTTCATCGACGGCCTGCTGACCATCGCGGTGAACGGCGATGCCGGCACCCAGGCCGGCTGCGGCGTGCACGTCTATGCCTTCAACCGCGACATGACCGAGCGCTTCTTCTACGACGCCGACGGTGAGCTCTTGCTCGTGCCGCAGCAGGGCACCCTGCGCCTGCGCACCGAACTGGGCGAGCTCGAGGTCAAGGGCGGCGAGATCGCGGTGATCCCTCGCGGCATGAAGTTCCAGGTGCGCCTGGCGCCAGGCTCCGATGCCGCGCGCGGTTACATCTGCGAGAATTACGGCAGTCCGCTGGAGCTGCCCGGCCTCGGCCCGATCGGCGCCAATGGCCTGGCCAACCCGCGCGATTTCGAGAGCCCGGTGGCAGCCTTCGAAGACGTGGAGGGCGACTTCGAACTGGTGGCCAAGTTCTCGGGCCGCTTCTGGGTGACCCAGCTCGGCCACTCGCCGCTGGACGTGGTGGCCTGGCACGGCAACTACGCGCCCTACAAGTACGACCTGGCGCGCTTCAATACCATCAACACGGTGAGCTTCGACCACCCCGACCCCTCGATCTTCACCGTGCTGACCTCGGCCTCCGACACCCCGGGGATGGCCAACATCGACTTCGTGATCTTCCCGCCACGCTGGATGGTGGCCGAGAACACCTTCCGTCCACCCTACTTCCATCGCAACCTGATGAGCGAATTCATGGGCCTGATCCACGGCGAGTACGACGCCAAGGCCGAGGGCTTCCTGCCCGGCGGTGCCAGCCTGCACAACTGCATGTCGCCCCATGGCCCCGACGCCGACACCTTCGAGAAGGCCTCCAACGCCGAGCTGACACCGCAGCGCCTGGATGCGACCCTGGCCTTCATGTTCGAGAGCCGCTATGTCTACCATCCCACCGAGGCGGCGCTGAACGCGGACATCCGCCAGCGCGACTACGTCGACGTCTGGTCGACCCTGCGCTCGCACTTCGATCCGCAGCAGCCCTGA
- a CDS encoding FAD-dependent oxidoreductase, with product MPTTYNNPVYPYRRAPELDRDDVRHCPVVIVGAGPTGLAMAIDLAQQGVESVVLDDNNTVSVGSRAICFAKRTLEILDRLGCAQPMVDKGVTWQRGRVFFQQREVYDFDLLPEEGHRMPAFINLQQYYFEEYLVNRADELTDRIDLRWKHKVTEVDSRPERSEVLVSTEDGDYRLSCDYLLVADGANSKIRDMLGLESRGQIFQDRFLIADVIMKADFPTERWFWFDPPFHPNQSVLLHRQPDNVWRIDFQLGWDADPEEEKKEENIRPRVQAMLGEDVEFELEWASVYTFRCRKMDDYIHNRVFFMGDAAHQVSPFGARGANGALQSTENLAWKLARVLKGQAPEALLATYNDERQHGAAENILNSTRATDFITPKSRISRLFRDSVLELAEHYPFARRLVNSGRLSIPCHYDDSPLNGHETEALPLELRPGSPPKDAPIALAGQRAWLLNQLGGRFVLLLDGRVDSTRAEALMNELEPLLERHADLDLLIVGPAPHALAELPRSRQIEDVENLVGERYGLTGGTGYLIRPDQHVTARWHEVTASAVDEALARALGRHLDAEEVRHATA from the coding sequence ATGCCAACTACCTATAACAATCCCGTCTACCCTTACCGGCGCGCGCCGGAGCTGGACCGTGACGACGTGCGCCACTGCCCGGTGGTGATCGTCGGTGCCGGTCCCACCGGCCTGGCCATGGCCATCGACCTGGCCCAGCAGGGCGTCGAGAGCGTGGTGCTCGACGACAACAATACCGTCAGCGTCGGCTCGCGGGCGATCTGTTTCGCCAAGCGCACGCTGGAGATCCTCGACCGCCTGGGCTGCGCCCAGCCGATGGTCGACAAGGGCGTGACCTGGCAGCGTGGCCGGGTGTTCTTCCAGCAGCGCGAGGTCTACGACTTCGACCTGCTGCCGGAAGAGGGCCATCGCATGCCGGCCTTCATCAACCTGCAGCAGTACTACTTCGAAGAGTATCTGGTGAACCGCGCCGACGAACTCACCGATCGCATCGACCTGCGCTGGAAACACAAGGTCACCGAGGTCGACAGCCGCCCCGAGCGCAGCGAGGTTCTGGTCAGCACCGAGGATGGCGATTACCGCCTCTCCTGCGACTACCTGCTGGTGGCCGACGGCGCCAACAGCAAGATCCGCGACATGCTCGGGTTGGAAAGCCGCGGCCAGATCTTCCAGGATCGCTTCCTGATTGCCGATGTGATCATGAAGGCGGACTTTCCCACCGAGCGCTGGTTCTGGTTCGACCCGCCTTTCCACCCCAACCAGTCGGTACTCCTGCATCGCCAGCCGGACAACGTCTGGCGCATCGACTTCCAACTGGGTTGGGACGCCGATCCGGAGGAGGAGAAGAAGGAGGAGAACATTCGGCCCCGCGTGCAGGCGATGCTCGGCGAGGACGTGGAGTTCGAACTGGAGTGGGCAAGCGTGTATACCTTCCGCTGCCGCAAGATGGACGACTACATCCACAACCGCGTGTTCTTCATGGGTGACGCTGCCCACCAGGTCTCGCCCTTCGGCGCCCGCGGCGCCAACGGCGCGCTGCAGAGCACCGAGAACCTGGCCTGGAAGCTGGCCCGGGTGCTCAAAGGCCAGGCCCCCGAGGCGCTGCTCGCCACCTACAACGACGAGCGTCAGCACGGCGCCGCCGAGAACATCCTCAATTCGACTCGCGCCACCGACTTCATCACGCCGAAGAGTCGCATCAGCCGGCTGTTCCGCGACAGCGTGCTGGAGCTGGCCGAGCATTACCCCTTCGCCCGCCGCCTGGTCAATAGCGGCCGTCTGTCGATACCGTGCCACTACGACGACTCGCCGCTCAACGGCCACGAAACCGAGGCGCTGCCGCTCGAACTACGCCCCGGCAGCCCCCCCAAGGACGCCCCGATCGCCCTAGCCGGCCAGCGCGCCTGGCTGCTCAACCAGTTGGGGGGGCGTTTCGTGCTGCTACTCGATGGCCGCGTCGACAGCACACGAGCCGAGGCGCTCATGAATGAACTCGAGCCACTGCTCGAGCGCCATGCCGATCTCGACCTGCTGATCGTCGGACCCGCCCCCCACGCGCTGGCCGAGCTGCCGCGCAGCCGTCAGATCGAGGACGTGGAAAACCTCGTCGGCGAACGCTATGGCCTGACCGGCGGCACCGGCTACCTGATTCGTCCCGATCAGCACGTCACTGCCCGCTGGCATGAGGTGACGGCCAGCGCCGTCGACGAAGCGCTGGCTCGTGCCCTGGGCCGCCATCTTGATGCCGAGGAGGTGCGTCATGCCACGGCTTGA
- a CDS encoding DUF2783 domain-containing protein, translating into MPRLELDPNFTDPDAFYAALTEVHRERSEAESERINARLILLLANHIGDQQVLEEALAIAGQAAGTADGQTDE; encoded by the coding sequence ATGCCACGGCTTGAACTGGACCCCAACTTCACCGACCCGGACGCCTTCTATGCCGCGCTGACCGAAGTGCATCGCGAGCGCAGCGAGGCGGAGAGCGAACGCATCAACGCCCGGCTGATCCTGCTGCTGGCCAATCACATCGGCGACCAGCAGGTGCTGGAGGAGGCCTTGGCCATTGCCGGCCAGGCCGCCGGGACAGCTGACGGGCAAACAGACGAATAA
- a CDS encoding TRAP transporter substrate-binding protein: MKHTNRLMIGAVAAFGLSLTAPVLAQQTITVSTWGGPNHGINTIVWPTWKAWIEEATEGRVTVEVVHDMGPPAAQMEIVADGIADASWIFHGHMSGRFELTQLPEFPTFEAFSSEAASAAYWRTYEEYLAQAEEHRGVDVMAMGVHGPGQIFTRDQVDSLDQLSGKRVRVGGGVMSDLATAMQVSGVALPPTGVYEAASQGVIDGAMLTLEGLRSFRVAEVLPHTLTVDGGFYRGSFAIVMNPMFWDQVSPEDREAIEAVSGEDLSRLFGYMMDAMDERGVAFAEEQGNTFTEASDEDIERLREVTDELIAEWNDAVQSRGIDTEAALEHFREQLALATEGESIADRVVRQ; this comes from the coding sequence ATGAAACACACCAATCGCCTCATGATCGGCGCCGTGGCAGCGTTCGGTCTCAGCCTCACCGCGCCTGTGCTGGCCCAGCAAACCATTACCGTCAGCACCTGGGGCGGCCCCAATCACGGCATCAACACCATCGTCTGGCCCACCTGGAAGGCCTGGATCGAAGAGGCCACCGAAGGCCGCGTGACCGTCGAAGTGGTGCACGACATGGGCCCGCCCGCCGCCCAGATGGAGATCGTGGCCGACGGTATCGCCGACGCCAGCTGGATCTTCCACGGCCATATGTCGGGGCGCTTCGAGCTGACCCAGTTGCCGGAGTTTCCCACTTTCGAGGCGTTCTCGTCGGAAGCGGCTTCCGCCGCCTACTGGCGCACTTACGAGGAGTACCTGGCCCAGGCGGAGGAGCATCGCGGCGTCGACGTCATGGCCATGGGTGTGCACGGGCCGGGGCAGATCTTCACCCGCGATCAGGTCGACTCCCTCGACCAGCTTTCCGGCAAGCGTGTTCGCGTCGGCGGCGGTGTGATGAGCGATCTGGCTACCGCCATGCAGGTGTCCGGCGTGGCGCTGCCGCCGACCGGCGTCTATGAAGCCGCCTCGCAGGGCGTCATCGATGGCGCAATGCTGACTCTCGAGGGGCTGCGCAGCTTCCGCGTGGCCGAGGTGCTGCCGCATACCCTGACGGTGGATGGCGGTTTCTACCGCGGCAGCTTCGCCATCGTCATGAATCCGATGTTCTGGGATCAGGTCTCACCCGAGGATCGCGAAGCAATCGAAGCCGTCTCCGGCGAGGATCTCTCGCGTCTGTTCGGCTACATGATGGATGCCATGGACGAGCGCGGCGTGGCTTTCGCCGAGGAGCAGGGCAATACATTCACCGAAGCGTCGGATGAGGACATCGAGCGCCTGCGCGAGGTGACCGACGAGCTGATCGCCGAGTGGAATGATGCGGTGCAGAGCCGTGGTATCGATACCGAGGCAGCTCTCGAGCACTTCCGCGAGCAGCTCGCCCTGGCCACCGAAGGCGAAAGTATCGCCGATCGTGTCGTGCGCCAGTAA
- a CDS encoding fumarylacetoacetate hydrolase family protein — protein MKLATLKNGRDGELLVVSRDLSQAVSAADIATTLQQAIEHWDAVSPKLEARYAELNDGSAAGAFALDQNQLHSPLPRSYHWADGSAYLNHVKLVRQARNAEMPETFWTDPLMYQGGGDKFLAPTEDIEAVSEEHGIDFEGEIAVITDDVPMAVTPEQAAGHIKLIMLVNDVSLRGLIPGELAKGFGFFQAKPASAFSPICVTPDELGDAWQDGKVHLPLTVHLNGEKFGEPEAGPDMIFSFPQLVAHAARTRYLGAGAIVGSGTVSNPDPDGGPGKPVADGGVGYSCLAEVRMVEQILHGAAKTPFMRFGDRVRIEMFDRQGNSIFGAIDQQVVPYQPK, from the coding sequence ATGAAACTCGCTACTCTCAAGAATGGCCGCGACGGCGAACTGCTGGTGGTCTCCCGCGACCTGAGCCAGGCCGTCTCCGCCGCCGACATCGCCACCACCCTGCAGCAGGCGATCGAGCACTGGGACGCCGTGAGCCCCAAGCTGGAAGCGCGCTACGCCGAACTCAACGACGGCAGCGCCGCAGGCGCCTTCGCGCTCGACCAGAACCAACTGCACTCGCCGCTGCCGCGCAGCTACCACTGGGCCGACGGTTCCGCCTACCTCAATCACGTCAAGCTGGTGCGCCAGGCGCGCAACGCCGAGATGCCCGAGACGTTCTGGACCGACCCACTGATGTACCAGGGCGGCGGCGACAAGTTCCTCGCCCCCACCGAGGACATCGAGGCGGTCAGCGAGGAGCACGGCATCGACTTCGAGGGCGAGATTGCGGTGATCACCGACGACGTGCCGATGGCGGTGACGCCGGAGCAGGCCGCCGGCCACATCAAGCTGATCATGCTGGTTAACGACGTCAGCCTGCGCGGGCTGATCCCCGGCGAGCTGGCCAAGGGCTTCGGCTTCTTCCAGGCCAAGCCGGCCTCCGCCTTCTCGCCGATCTGCGTCACCCCCGACGAGCTGGGCGATGCCTGGCAGGACGGCAAGGTCCACCTGCCGCTGACGGTGCACCTCAACGGCGAGAAGTTCGGTGAGCCGGAAGCCGGCCCCGACATGATCTTCAGCTTCCCGCAGCTGGTCGCCCATGCGGCCAGGACCCGCTACCTGGGCGCCGGTGCCATCGTCGGCTCCGGCACCGTCTCCAATCCCGACCCCGACGGCGGTCCCGGGAAGCCGGTGGCGGACGGCGGCGTGGGCTATAGCTGCCTGGCAGAGGTACGCATGGTGGAACAGATCCTGCACGGTGCGGCCAAGACACCCTTCATGCGCTTCGGCGACCGCGTACGCATCGAGATGTTCGACCGCCAAGGCAACAGCATCTTCGGTGCCATCGACCAGCAGGTAGTGCCCTACCAGCCAAAATAA
- a CDS encoding MBL fold metallo-hydrolase yields MSKKFASHADTEEKQISFTKLAEGLYAYTAEGDPNTGVVIGDDSVMVIDTQATPIMAQDVIRRIREVTDLPIKHVVMSHYHAVRVLGASAYDAENIYASQNTYDLIVERGQQDYESEVGRFPRLFKGVDSVPGLTWPNIVFQKELTVFMGKREVRIIHLGRGHTKGDTVVWLPEEKVMFSGDLVEYGATPYTGDAYHEDWPSTLDRLQAMNPQKLVPGRGEALTTPEQCQEAIQGTRDFLADMYESVKAGKAAGKSLSECYAETYALLKPKYGHWVIFDHCVPFDITRCYDEAGGEYPDPRIWTAERDTQMWHSLQEVVENQ; encoded by the coding sequence ATGAGCAAGAAATTCGCTTCCCACGCCGATACCGAAGAGAAGCAGATCAGCTTCACCAAGCTGGCGGAGGGCTTGTACGCCTACACCGCCGAAGGCGATCCCAATACCGGTGTGGTCATCGGCGACGACAGCGTGATGGTGATCGACACCCAGGCCACGCCGATCATGGCCCAGGACGTGATCCGCCGGATTCGCGAGGTCACCGACCTGCCGATCAAGCACGTGGTGATGAGCCACTACCACGCCGTGCGCGTACTCGGCGCCTCGGCCTACGATGCCGAGAACATCTACGCCAGCCAGAACACTTACGACCTGATCGTCGAGCGCGGCCAGCAGGATTACGAATCCGAAGTCGGCCGCTTCCCGCGCCTGTTCAAGGGCGTCGACTCGGTGCCCGGCCTGACCTGGCCCAACATCGTGTTCCAGAAAGAACTGACGGTGTTCATGGGCAAGCGCGAGGTACGCATCATTCACCTCGGCCGCGGCCACACCAAGGGCGACACCGTCGTCTGGCTGCCCGAAGAGAAGGTGATGTTCTCCGGCGACCTGGTCGAGTACGGCGCCACTCCCTATACCGGCGACGCCTACCACGAGGACTGGCCTTCCACCCTCGATCGCCTGCAGGCCATGAACCCACAGAAGCTGGTACCGGGCCGCGGCGAAGCGCTCACCACGCCCGAGCAGTGCCAGGAAGCGATCCAGGGTACCCGTGACTTCCTCGCCGACATGTACGAAAGCGTCAAGGCGGGCAAGGCCGCCGGCAAGTCGCTCTCCGAGTGCTACGCCGAGACCTACGCCCTGCTCAAGCCCAAGTACGGCCACTGGGTGATCTTCGATCACTGCGTACCGTTCGATATTACCCGCTGCTATGACGAGGCCGGCGGCGAATACCCCGACCCGCGCATCTGGACCGCCGAGCGCGATACCCAGATGTGGCATTCGCTGCAGGAAGTCGTCGAGAACCAGTAA
- the maiA gene encoding maleylacetoacetate isomerase yields the protein MTTLYGYFRSSAAYRVRIVLNLKGLEYDQATVNLVKGEQRSETFRAHNPQGLVPALVTDDGTTLIQSLAICEYLDELHPSPALLPLEPAERARVRALAQMVACEIHPLNNLRVLKYLVHELKLDEEAKLAWYRHWVTGGFDALEAMLSREAGSGDFCHGDTPTLADICLVPQVFNAERFECDLSAYPRIQRITAHCRELKAFAKAAPSEQPDAG from the coding sequence ATGACCACGCTATACGGCTATTTCCGCTCGTCGGCGGCCTACCGGGTGCGCATCGTGCTCAACCTCAAGGGCCTGGAGTACGACCAGGCCACGGTCAACCTGGTGAAGGGCGAACAGCGCAGCGAGACCTTCCGTGCACATAACCCCCAGGGGCTTGTGCCGGCGCTGGTTACCGACGACGGCACCACCCTGATCCAGTCTCTGGCGATCTGCGAGTACCTGGATGAGCTCCACCCCAGCCCTGCGCTGCTGCCGCTCGAGCCGGCAGAGCGGGCCCGGGTACGCGCCCTGGCCCAGATGGTGGCCTGCGAGATCCACCCGCTCAACAACCTGCGGGTGCTCAAGTACCTGGTCCACGAATTGAAACTGGATGAAGAGGCCAAGCTGGCCTGGTACCGCCACTGGGTGACCGGCGGCTTCGACGCCCTGGAGGCAATGCTCTCCCGGGAGGCGGGCAGCGGCGACTTCTGCCACGGTGACACCCCGACGCTCGCCGATATCTGCCTGGTGCCTCAGGTGTTCAACGCCGAGCGCTTCGAGTGCGATCTCTCCGCCTATCCGCGAATCCAGCGCATCACCGCGCACTGCCGCGAGCTGAAGGCCTTCGCCAAAGCGGCCCCGAGCGAGCAGCCCGACGCGGGCTGA